A window of Cryptomeria japonica chromosome 3, Sugi_1.0, whole genome shotgun sequence contains these coding sequences:
- the LOC131874559 gene encoding secreted RxLR effector protein 161-like — MESGLKLSAKSDCPLVDETQFRQLVGSLIYLTNTRLDLNFAVSYISRFMTAPRADHWVAAKRVLCYVKGTSGYGLLYSRSDDPRLSGFIDSDWAGSVDDRKSTSGYAFSMGSGALTWTSKKQQAMTLSSIEAEYRGAVKATCEVVWLRRNLFSNEFSHGLKEL; from the coding sequence atggagagtGGTCTGAAATTGTCAGCCAAGTCTGATTGTCCTCTtgtagatgaaacacaattcaggcaactagtgggtagtctcatctatctCACTAACACTAGACTTGACCTcaattttgcagtgagctacatctcACGCTTCATGACGGCCCCCAgggctgatcattgggtagcagcgaAGCGTGTCTTGTGCTATGTGAAAGGCACCTCGGGTTATGGACTTCTTTATAGTAGGAGTGATGATCCTCGACTCAGTGGGttcatagattcagattgggcaggttcagTTGATGATAGGAAATCAACCTCTGGATATGCATTCAGTATGGGATCTGGTGCACTcacttggactagtaagaagcagcaggcaatGACTCTCTCTTCGATAGAAGCAGAGTATAGAGGAGCTGTTAAGGCAACTTGTGAGGTAGTTTGGCTTCGCCGTAATCTTTTCTCTAATGAATTCTCACATGGTCTCAAAGAACTCTAA